GTAAACTCATGCTCAAACATattaaatattcaacaacaaatttgaggattttttttctttttacattgtTTGCAAATATGCAAAACCCACCATTTCTATAAATCTAGTACCCAGCAGAAATAAACATGTGATGTTATATTGAGATTTGCTACACATCCATACCAGAAGCTGAATGGACCACTCTGATTTTTGTAAAGCCTTTTCGAGGatcaaaaataacaattttacaatgattcatgtgtacaaaaatatttcctaTTTcagataataaagaaaaatgcCTTTTGATTCTGTCTGTACTTAAGAATTCAGAAGGTTTTCACAATATGACAAAGATGatgaattatcaaatatttcaGTCATTTGCGATTAAAATAGCATAAAAACCAATTTTGTATCACATTTTACTACAGAAGAGTAGTCTCATTCTGTGTTGTGATGTCTAAACGAGAAGTCTTCCAGAACAAATTCGAAAAATTCATGGGAAATGCGGGTTTCTTTTTCTTCACAATAGGAACACATGGGAACTATTCAAATCCATAAATACTGTCTAACCAAGTTTTTACTCTAGCgaatctaatttttaaaaaatgcttacTTTTAGATGAACCAGATGAAGGTATTGGTTGTGGAAAACCTGTGTAGGAATTAAGAGAGACCGCAGGAAGTGATTTAATGGCTGCCATTGATGAACTGGTGAGAGGAGCTATGGCTGACTGGAAGGTGGACTCAATAGGCGCAAATCCTCCATATCCTACTCCCGCTCCACCACCAATAACTCCCGCTCCACCACCAATAACTCCTGCTCCGCCACCAATAACTCCCGCTCCACCACCAATAACTCCCGCTCCAATAACTCCCGCTCCGCCACCAATAACTCCCGCTCCACCACCAATAACTCCCGCTCCACCACCAATAACTCCCTCTGACGCATACGACCCGGAATTAAATGCTGGTCCGAATACCATTGCCGTCGATCCTTTATATGAAAAGTTTGGAGGACTCATCGGTATTTGTGGGAAGACTAGGGGCATTTTCAATTCGGGCAAAGGTGCTGGAAGTATTGGAATAGGTTCCGGTGCCGGAAGCATTGGAATAGGTTCCGGTGCCGGAAGTATTGGAATTGGTTCCGGTGCCGGAAGTATTGGAATAGGTTCCGGTGCTGGAAGTATTGGAATAGGTCGCGGCATAACGGGCATTATAGGAACCACTTGTTGAAAGACGGGCATTTCAATTTTAGGCGCGATGGGAACTGGTTCGGGCCTCGGCACAGGTGTTGGCGGACTAGGTAGATCTGGAACTGGTAGTCTAAAATTTCTGTATTTGTAAAACTCTTTCTTTCCTGCTGGGAATGGGATCCAGACTCTTGATGCACAAACGCGCCCGGAGTTTCCCCTCACGGCATCAGCCCTAAAGGGAAGGTAAATTGGATATTCCCGACCATATTTGGGTTGACTAGCTGTCAGCTGTGGGAAAGGCAACAACACTGCGTGCTGATTGATTGCAAGTCTGCCCGTTGAAGTATTGAAAGGAACTGCCATTGGGAAATTTGAAGTTGGAATTCTGTACGGAACATACATTAATGATCCGTAGCTGTACGAAGGAAATGAGAATAATGGCAACTGCCCCACATATCGTGGTTTAGGTATCGACACAACATCTATTGGAATTAAATTGTTAGGCAATGCAGGGTAGGCTTTAGCAAACGCTGCCTTCACTCTAGCGAAACAAGTGTCCACAACATTATCGGGAATTCTTACTTCGGGAAATCCCTTCAACATAGGTTGGTATGCTTTTCTTCCAGAAAAAGCATTTGCTCTAATATAGGGGAATGCACCACCTCCTCCTCCACCGCCACCTCCAAATCCTCCACCAGCACCTCCTCCTCCAGCTCCAAATCCTCCTCCACCACCGCCTCCTCCACCAGCACCTCCTCCTCCAGCTCCAAATCCTCCTCCACCAGCGCCTCCTCCACCACCACCTCCTCCAGCTCCAAATCCTCCTCCTCCAGCACCACCTCCCCCTCCGCCTCCTCCACCACCTCCTCCTCCAGCTCCAAATCCTCCTCCTCCAGCACCACCACCTCCTCCTCCAGCTCCAAATCCTCCTCCTCCAGCACCACCTCCTCCTCCAGCTCCGAATCCTCCTCCTCCAGCTCCGAATCCTCCTCCTCCAGCACCACCACCTCCTCCTCCAGCTCCGAATCCTCCTCCTCCAGCTCCGAATCCTCCTCCTCCAGCACCACCACCTCCTCCTCCAGCTCCAAATCCTCCTCCTCCAGCACCACCTCCTCCTCCAGCTCCGAATCCTCCTCCTCCAGCTCCAAATCCTCCTCCTCCAGCACCACCACCTCCTCCTCCAACTCCGAATCCTCCTCCTCCAGCTCCGAATCCTCCTCCTCCAGCTCCAAATCCTCCTCCTCCAGCACCACCACCTCCTCCTCCAGCTCCGAATCCTCCTCCTCCAGCTCCGAATCCTCCTCCTCCAGCTCCAAATCCTCCTCCTCCACCACCACCGGTTCCTCCACCACCACCAACTCCAAATCCGCCTGCATCAAATCCACCTCCACCACCAGTGCCAAATCCACCGGTGCCAAATCCGTCTATTACGACTGCACCTCCAGTTCCACCAAAACCTGCAGGAAACGGCTCTGGTTCAGGTGCAGGTATTAGATTACCTGGAACGGGCTCTGGAGCAGGTAGAAAGACCTCTCCGAATCCGGATTTGAATTGGCCAAGCGATGACGGAAAGATCACCGGACCTCCTCCTTTTCCATCTCCTATGGGATACATTGAGTTGACCCCGTGAATCCCCACTGCACCAACGGCCAAGGTACATAAAAGTTCCAACAGCATGTCTGCCGACTTCTGCTGTACCTAATAAAGGAAGATATAGGAAAACGATTTTCAACATAAGACACCTTTAAAAACACATCCAAATTTCTCCTTCTTTAAATGAATTCAACAAAGGAAATGTTCCGATGGAAATTACAAATTTAGTGTAGAAATGTATCCTCAGGTACAGGGAAAGAGTTTTCCTCATTGAGGAGTTTTGAAataagaggtttttttttatttcttaagaCTTTATGC
This genomic window from Ostrea edulis chromosome 4, xbOstEdul1.1, whole genome shotgun sequence contains:
- the LOC130053878 gene encoding elastin-like, which translates into the protein MLLELLCTLAVGAVGIHGVNSMYPIGDGKGGGPVIFPSSLGQFKSGFGEVFLPAPEPVPGNLIPAPEPEPFPAGFGGTGGAVVIDGFGTGGFGTGGGGGFDAGGFGVGGGGGTGGGGGGGFGAGGGGFGAGGGGFGAGGGGGGAGGGGFGAGGGGFGAGGGGFGVGGGGGGAGGGGFGAGGGGFGAGGGGGAGGGGFGAGGGGGGAGGGGFGAGGGGFGAGGGGGGAGGGGFGAGGGGFGAGGGGGAGGGGFGAGGGGGGAGGGGFGAGGGGGGGGGGGGGAGGGGFGAGGGGGGGGAGGGGFGAGGGGAGGGGGGGGGFGAGGGGAGGGFGGGGGGGGGAFPYIRANAFSGRKAYQPMLKGFPEVRIPDNVVDTCFARVKAAFAKAYPALPNNLIPIDVVSIPKPRYVGQLPLFSFPSYSYGSLMYVPYRIPTSNFPMAVPFNTSTGRLAINQHAVLLPFPQLTASQPKYGREYPIYLPFRADAVRGNSGRVCASRVWIPFPAGKKEFYKYRNFRLPVPDLPSPPTPVPRPEPVPIAPKIEMPVFQQVVPIMPVMPRPIPILPAPEPIPILPAPEPIPILPAPEPIPMLPAPEPIPILPAPLPELKMPLVFPQIPMSPPNFSYKGSTAMVFGPAFNSGSYASEGVIGGGAGVIGGGAGVIGGGAGVIGAGVIGGGAGVIGGGAGVIGGGAGVIGGGAGVGYGGFAPIESTFQSAIAPLTSSSMAAIKSLPAVSLNSYTGFPQPIPSSGSSKSAGYY